The Chitinophaga sp. H8 genome contains a region encoding:
- the clpB gene encoding ATP-dependent chaperone ClpB produces MNLNNFTIKSQEILQQAQQLAFNHQNQAIETGHLLKALLDDEDSPIEYLLKKNNVNTNFISGKLEEQIGKYAKLAGGEGGQMLGRDANNAMLRAGASIKEFKDEFVSVEHLLLGILGGSDDTAKLLKDAGLTEKGLKAAIKELRKGNTVNSQTAEAQYNSLQKYGKNLNELAREGKLDPVIGRDEEIRRTLHILSRRSKNNPILVGEPGVGKTAIVEGLAHRILNGDVPENLKSKIIYGLDMGALMAGAKYRGEFEERLKAVVKEVTESDGQIILFIDEIHTLIGAGAMEGAMDAANILKPALARGELRAIGATTLNEYQKYFEKDKALERRFQRVMVDEPSVEDAISILRGLKERYESHHHVRVKDEAIIAAVELSHRYITDRFLPDKAIDLIDESAAKLRLEMNSMPEELDELERRIRQLEIEKEAIKRENDEDKLRELGEEIARLSEERNTFKAKWQAEKEIVDRIQNAKAAIENLKLEAEQAERNGDYGKVAEIRYGKVKEQEQVVADSTAELTSMSANNRRLLKEEVDAEDIAQNVAKATGIPVARMMQSEKDKLLKLEDELHQRVVGQEEAIVAVSDAIRRSRAGLQDPKRPIGSFIFLGTTGVGKTELAKALAEYLFDDETMMTRIDMSEYQEKHAVSRLVGAPPGYVGYDEGGQLTEAVRRKPYSVVLLDEIEKAHPDVFNILLQVLDDGRLTDNKGRVVNFKNTIIIMTSNMGSQVIQDNFENINDANREEVVDRTKEEVMTLLKQTIRPEFLNRVDEVIMFQPLMRAEIKGIINIQLQHLKAMLARNGMILEFSDYALEYLAAQGYDPQFGARPLKRLIQKEIINLLSKQILAGDIDKSKPVLIDVFDGVVVIRNK; encoded by the coding sequence CCAACTTTATCTCCGGTAAGCTGGAAGAGCAGATTGGAAAATATGCGAAGCTGGCTGGTGGTGAAGGTGGGCAGATGCTCGGCAGGGATGCTAATAATGCCATGCTGCGTGCAGGTGCCAGTATCAAAGAATTTAAAGACGAGTTTGTAAGTGTGGAACACTTGCTGTTGGGGATATTAGGTGGTAGTGACGATACTGCCAAATTACTGAAAGATGCCGGCCTTACTGAAAAAGGCTTGAAGGCAGCGATCAAGGAATTACGCAAGGGAAATACCGTCAACTCCCAGACGGCTGAAGCCCAATACAATTCCTTACAGAAGTATGGCAAGAACCTGAATGAACTTGCCAGGGAAGGAAAGCTGGATCCGGTGATAGGACGGGATGAAGAAATACGCAGAACATTGCATATTCTTTCCCGCCGGTCTAAAAATAATCCGATTCTGGTAGGAGAACCGGGTGTAGGTAAAACAGCAATTGTAGAAGGACTGGCACACCGTATCTTAAATGGGGATGTGCCGGAAAATCTGAAGTCCAAGATCATTTACGGGCTGGATATGGGAGCGCTCATGGCCGGTGCTAAATACCGGGGTGAGTTTGAAGAAAGGTTGAAAGCAGTAGTGAAAGAAGTAACAGAAAGTGATGGCCAGATCATCCTGTTCATTGATGAAATACATACCCTCATCGGTGCAGGTGCGATGGAAGGTGCGATGGATGCTGCTAATATTCTTAAACCAGCACTGGCACGTGGTGAACTACGGGCGATAGGGGCAACTACCCTGAACGAATACCAGAAATACTTTGAAAAAGATAAAGCCCTGGAACGCCGTTTCCAACGGGTAATGGTGGATGAGCCCAGTGTGGAAGATGCTATCTCTATTTTAAGGGGACTGAAAGAGCGTTATGAAAGCCATCACCACGTAAGGGTAAAAGATGAGGCGATCATTGCAGCCGTTGAATTATCACACCGGTATATAACGGATCGTTTCCTGCCGGACAAGGCGATAGACCTGATCGATGAAAGTGCGGCCAAGCTGAGGCTGGAAATGAATTCCATGCCGGAAGAACTGGATGAACTGGAAAGGCGTATCCGGCAGCTGGAAATTGAGAAGGAAGCTATTAAAAGAGAAAATGACGAAGATAAATTGCGGGAGCTGGGAGAAGAAATAGCCCGGCTGAGTGAAGAGCGGAATACTTTTAAAGCAAAGTGGCAGGCAGAAAAAGAAATAGTAGACAGGATACAGAATGCGAAGGCTGCCATTGAAAACCTGAAGCTGGAAGCAGAACAGGCAGAACGTAACGGAGATTATGGTAAGGTAGCGGAGATTCGCTATGGTAAAGTGAAGGAACAGGAACAGGTGGTGGCCGACAGCACTGCGGAGCTGACCAGTATGTCTGCTAATAACAGACGCCTGCTGAAAGAAGAAGTAGATGCGGAAGATATCGCGCAGAATGTAGCAAAGGCCACCGGTATTCCGGTAGCCAGGATGATGCAAAGTGAAAAGGATAAGTTGCTGAAGCTGGAAGACGAATTGCACCAGCGGGTGGTAGGCCAGGAAGAAGCTATTGTAGCTGTGTCCGATGCTATCCGCCGTAGCCGGGCAGGATTACAGGATCCCAAACGTCCGATCGGATCGTTTATATTCCTGGGTACTACTGGTGTAGGTAAAACTGAATTGGCGAAAGCACTGGCAGAATACCTCTTTGATGATGAAACGATGATGACCCGCATAGATATGAGTGAGTACCAGGAAAAACATGCGGTAAGCCGTTTGGTTGGTGCACCTCCGGGTTATGTAGGGTATGATGAAGGAGGACAGCTTACTGAAGCAGTAAGGCGTAAACCTTATTCCGTAGTGCTGCTGGACGAAATAGAAAAAGCACATCCGGATGTATTTAATATCCTGCTGCAGGTATTGGACGATGGCCGGTTAACGGATAACAAAGGTCGTGTGGTGAATTTCAAAAACACCATCATCATTATGACCAGCAACATGGGTAGCCAGGTTATCCAGGATAATTTTGAAAATATCAATGATGCAAACAGGGAAGAAGTAGTAGACAGAACGAAGGAAGAAGTGATGACATTGCTGAAGCAAACGATACGCCCCGAATTCCTGAACAGGGTAGATGAGGTGATCATGTTCCAGCCATTGATGAGAGCAGAAATTAAGGGGATTATTAACATACAATTACAACATTTGAAGGCCATGTTGGCAAGGAATGGCATGATATTGGAATTCTCTGATTATGCACTGGAATACCTGGCAGCACAGGGCTATGATCCGCAGTTTGGAGCACGGCCATTGAAGCGCCTGATCCAGAAGGAAATTATCAACCTGTTAAGTAAACAGATCCTGGCAGGAGATATCGATAAATCAAAACCAGTGTTGATAGATGTGTTTGATGGAGTAGTGGTGATCAGGAATAAATAA